In Quercus robur chromosome 10, dhQueRobu3.1, whole genome shotgun sequence, a genomic segment contains:
- the LOC126703189 gene encoding uncharacterized protein LOC126703189 — protein sequence MFRKKDRFWEHVEKQNNGRFKCKYSESIFAGGVTRIKYHLAGAKGHDINICAKVPKEVQEEASLTIGEPNKKRKGASTSNKDKEREISSTSISKDDKLSGVFEKRKAEYIAEILLGVFVEGLLAKLRSIVIEQHISFELGFKEGLTDLFSLLTKIQLVLNDVEKRQASDEFLRSWLAELRGVAYDMDDVLDEFGYNIL from the exons ATGTTTCGAAAGAAAGATCGATTTTGGGAGCatgttgaaaaacaaaataatggtCGTTTCAAATGTAAGTATTCTGAAAGTATTTTTGCTGGAGGTGTTACAAGGATTAAATATCACTTGGCTGGAGCTAAAGGTCACGATATTAATATTTGTGCAAAAGTGCCTAAAGAGGTCCAAGAGGAAGCTTCTCTAACAATTGGTGAACCTAACAAAAAACGTAAGGGTGCATCAACTTCAAACAAGGATAAGGAGAGGGAAATCAGCTCAACTTCAATATCAAAGGATGACAAGTTAAGCGGAGTGTTTGAAAAG AGAAAGGCAGAATACATAGCTGAAATTTTACTTGGTGTTTTTGTGGAGGGACTTCTAGCCAAGTTGAGATCAATTGTTATAGAGCAACATATTAGTTTTGAGTTGGGTTTCAAGGAAGGGCTAACAGACCTTTTTAGCTTGTTAACCAAAATTCAACTTGTGTTAAATGATGTTGAGAAAAGACAAGCAAGTGATGAGTTTTTGAGGAGTTGGTTAGCAGAGCTTAGAGGTGTTGCTTATGACATGGATGATGTGCTAGACGAGTTTGGCTATAACATTCTTTAG